The following coding sequences lie in one Candidatus Diapherotrites archaeon genomic window:
- a CDS encoding AAA family ATPase, whose translation MMLKETLRSIVKTQNTEILKSDYGIEREKLKQIDLRASFALVMSGARRCGKSTLLRQLMKKIKKSYYFNFEDPRTVDFDVRDFQKLNEVFVEEFGKSNYYFFDEIQNVGKWELFVRAILDKKKICCHYWF comes from the coding sequence ATGATGTTGAAAGAAACCTTAAGAAGCATAGTTAAAACACAGAATACCGAGATTTTGAAAAGTGATTATGGAATAGAACGAGAAAAACTCAAACAAATAGATTTAAGGGCCTCCTTTGCGTTAGTCATGTCTGGGGCCAGAAGATGCGGGAAAAGCACTTTATTAAGGCAGTTAATGAAAAAAATAAAGAAGTCATATTATTTTAATTTTGAGGATCCTAGAACTGTTGATTTTGATGTAAGAGATTTTCAAAAACTTAATGAAGTTTTTGTGGAAGAATTCGGCAAAAGTAATTATTATTTTTTTGATGAGATTCAAAATGTTGGTAAATGGGAGCTTTTTGTAAGGGCAATTCTAGATAAAAAAAAAATATGTTGTCATTACTGGTTCTAA
- the proS gene encoding proline--tRNA ligase, whose product MKEKGSEKEEKVTFNIDKEKNFSEWFTEIIKRAELADLRYNVKGFIVFQPWSVISMELMYAELERILRMKGHKPYWYPAVIPESNFKLEKEHVEGFAPQVFWVTETGAGEKLEERLALRPTSETAFYQMFALWIRSYKDLPFKSYQRAQVFRYETKATRPFLRSREIYWIESHNAFASREDSIKQVKEDMQSTKELLYDFLCVPFIFFERPQWDKFAGAESTYAADSLMPDGRVVQLPSTHLLGQNFSKPFNITFKDEKGSDQYVWNTCYGPAVSRIFAVMMAIHGDNNGLVFPFTVSPVQVIIIPIFDEKNKEKVLAEAEKGRKELSELDLRAEIDAGEERLGDKLYFWEMKGIPLRIELGEKELKGKKALLFRRDTKKKELVALNELKKKILAEGRNLNESLRKKAEKFLQESIVEAKSIEEAKKLVQKGKIARVEFCSIGLDAVKCAEAIEKEAQASVRGKRIDLEEKTKGNCIVCGKKASVIVYIARSY is encoded by the coding sequence ATGAAAGAAAAAGGCAGTGAAAAGGAAGAGAAGGTTACTTTCAATATTGACAAGGAAAAGAATTTCTCTGAGTGGTTCACTGAAATAATAAAGAGGGCTGAACTGGCTGACTTAAGGTATAACGTGAAAGGCTTTATTGTATTCCAGCCTTGGAGTGTTATTTCAATGGAATTAATGTATGCTGAATTGGAAAGGATTCTGAGAATGAAAGGCCATAAGCCTTACTGGTATCCTGCAGTAATACCTGAAAGCAATTTCAAATTAGAGAAAGAGCACGTTGAAGGATTTGCCCCTCAAGTTTTCTGGGTTACAGAGACAGGCGCAGGAGAAAAATTGGAGGAAAGGCTTGCTTTAAGGCCTACTTCAGAAACTGCATTCTACCAAATGTTTGCTTTATGGATTAGGAGTTACAAAGACCTGCCTTTCAAGTCATACCAGAGAGCCCAGGTCTTCAGGTACGAGACAAAAGCCACAAGGCCTTTCCTTAGGAGCAGGGAAATTTATTGGATTGAAAGCCATAATGCTTTTGCCTCAAGAGAGGATTCAATTAAACAAGTGAAAGAAGACATGCAGTCAACAAAGGAATTATTGTATGATTTCCTCTGTGTGCCATTCATTTTCTTTGAGAGGCCTCAGTGGGACAAGTTTGCAGGGGCAGAATCAACTTATGCTGCTGATTCCTTAATGCCTGACGGAAGGGTAGTGCAATTGCCTTCAACCCATTTGTTGGGGCAGAACTTCTCCAAGCCATTCAATATTACTTTCAAGGACGAGAAAGGTTCTGATCAGTACGTGTGGAATACGTGCTATGGGCCTGCTGTGAGCAGGATTTTTGCTGTAATGATGGCAATACACGGAGACAATAACGGCTTGGTTTTTCCTTTTACTGTTTCTCCAGTGCAGGTAATAATAATTCCAATTTTTGATGAAAAGAATAAAGAAAAAGTTTTGGCTGAAGCAGAAAAGGGCAGGAAGGAATTGAGTGAATTGGATTTGAGGGCTGAAATAGATGCAGGAGAAGAAAGGCTGGGGGACAAGCTTTACTTCTGGGAGATGAAAGGCATTCCCCTGAGAATTGAATTAGGGGAAAAGGAATTAAAGGGGAAGAAGGCCCTCTTGTTCAGGAGAGATACAAAAAAGAAGGAATTGGTTGCATTGAATGAATTGAAGAAAAAGATTCTGGCTGAAGGAAGGAATTTGAATGAAAGCCTTAGAAAGAAAGCAGAGAAATTCTTACAGGAATCAATTGTTGAAGCAAAAAGTATTGAAGAAGCAAAGAAACTTGTGCAGAAAGGAAAGATTGCAAGAGTGGAATTCTGCTCTATTGGGTTGGATGCAGTTAAATGTGCTGAAGCAATAGAAAAGGAAGCGCAGGCCTCAGTTAGAGGGAAAAGAATTGACTTGGAAGAGAAAACCAAAGGCAATTGCATTGTGTGCGGCAAAAAGGCTTCTGTTATAGTGTACATTGCAAGGTCTTATTAA
- a CDS encoding GNAT family N-acetyltransferase, with the protein MRITITLKPNEKYLNEISSMIKKEFDYIKEPKEKITQKLKEGNSIVFAAKQGRALAGFIFLKLRGETAGIDGFAVKEKFRGKGIGSKLLRHSINFLKKKNFSIALLSVYCSNRNAIKLYRKHGFIENRGKTKKIKGRKIALFELLLPRKGRTTQSVS; encoded by the coding sequence ATGAGGATTACAATCACCTTAAAGCCTAATGAAAAGTACTTAAACGAAATTTCTTCAATGATAAAAAAGGAATTTGATTACATTAAAGAGCCAAAAGAGAAAATAACGCAAAAACTCAAGGAAGGGAATTCAATTGTTTTTGCTGCAAAGCAGGGCAGGGCTCTGGCAGGATTTATTTTCCTGAAATTAAGGGGTGAAACTGCAGGGATTGACGGCTTTGCAGTAAAAGAAAAATTCAGGGGAAAAGGCATAGGCTCAAAACTCTTGAGGCATTCAATAAATTTTCTTAAGAAAAAAAATTTTTCTATTGCGCTTCTTTCGGTTTACTGCTCTAATAGGAATGCAATAAAACTTTACAGGAAGCACGGATTCATTGAGAACAGGGGAAAAACAAAAAAAATAAAAGGAAGGAAGATAGCATTGTTTGAATTGCTTCTTCCAAGAAAAGGCAGGACAACGCAAAGCGTGAGCTGA
- the cyaB gene encoding class IV adenylate cyclase — protein MAKNVEIEIRFPINKNTFFKIKNKLKKTAKFVKKSHQIDEYFTPSHRNFVKPKNPFEWLSIRKRGNKAILNYKHWYYPKNSDSGTHCDEFETEISNPNQLKKIFSALDLKKLVKVEKQREVYLYKNEFEIALDKVRELGNFIEIETIKDFGNVKKAREKLFEFAGNLEIDISKIDKKGFPYLLMKRKGFLKF, from the coding sequence ATGGCAAAAAATGTGGAAATTGAAATTAGATTTCCTATTAATAAAAACACTTTCTTTAAAATAAAAAATAAATTGAAGAAAACCGCAAAGTTTGTGAAAAAGTCTCATCAAATAGATGAATATTTCACTCCTTCCCACAGAAATTTTGTGAAACCAAAAAATCCTTTTGAATGGCTGAGCATCAGAAAAAGAGGCAATAAGGCCATTCTAAATTACAAACACTGGTATTACCCTAAAAATTCTGATTCTGGCACTCACTGTGATGAATTTGAAACCGAAATCAGTAACCCGAATCAATTGAAAAAAATTTTTTCTGCCCTTGATTTAAAAAAACTGGTTAAAGTCGAAAAACAAAGAGAAGTTTACCTCTACAAAAATGAATTTGAAATTGCTTTAGACAAGGTCAGGGAATTGGGTAATTTTATAGAAATTGAAACAATAAAAGATTTTGGAAATGTGAAAAAAGCAAGAGAAAAACTTTTTGAATTTGCTGGAAATCTTGAAATTGATATTTCAAAAATTGACAAAAAAGGCTTCCCTTACCTGTTAATGAAAAGGAAAGGTTTTTTAAAATTTTAA